A stretch of Anas acuta chromosome 3, bAnaAcu1.1, whole genome shotgun sequence DNA encodes these proteins:
- the CHRNA2 gene encoding neuronal acetylcholine receptor subunit alpha-2 isoform X1, translated as MTGGGVSVGGTSRPTAGAISPNPPPRDSSVPPHHAVPWAGSLGTLPPGGTSSPIPSQTPTLKFFTQATIFQEKEQNSGQGPQPRRPAPSPAPPALAASRDPQDPPPEVPHGGSPHRGSSATAVPVPGGAWQAAGSMGGLCRGFVPLLAWCFITFQEAAPAQKQPRSHAEERLFKHLFTGYNRWSRPVPNTSDVVIVKFGLSIAQLIDVDEKNQMMTTNVWLKQEWSDYKLRWNPEDFDNVTSIRVPSEMIWIPDIVLYNNADGEFAVTHMTKAHLFSNGKVKWVPPAIYKSSCSIDVTFFPFDQQNCKMKFGSWTYDKAKIDLENMEHHVDLKDYWESGEWAIINAIGTYNSKKYDCCTEIYPDITFFFVIRRLPLFYTINLIIPCLLISCLTVLVFYLPSDCGEKITLCISVLLSLTVFLLLITEIIPSTSLVIPLIGEYLLFTMIFVTLSIIITVFVLNVHHRSPSTHTMPRWVRGFFLDFIPRWLFMKRPPALPPAQGAAGQYDPPGTRLSTSRCWLETDVDDKWEEEEEEEEDEEEEEEEKAYPGRVPPAQGTQCRYGCGRQAGKASGGPAPRVPPKEEETGSERGLLLSPSILKALEGVQYIADHLRAEDADFSVKEDWKYVAMVIDRIFLWMFIIVCLLGTVGLFLPPYLAGMI; from the exons ATGACAGGTGGGGGGGTAAGCGTGGGTGGCACATCTCGCCCCACTGCTGGTGCCatctccccaaatcccccccccagaGACAGCTCCGTGCCGCCCCACCATGCTGTTCCCTGGGCAGGGAGCCTGGGAACGCTCCCCCCGGGGGGCACGAGCTCCCCAATCCCTTCCCAAACACCCACTCTGAAGTTTTTCACCCAGGCCACTATCTTccaggaaaaggaacaaaattcgGGACAGGGACCTCAGCCCAGACGCCCAGCTCCATCCCCGGCTCCTCCAGCGCTCGCTGCCAGCAgggacccccaggacccccctcCGGAGGTGCCCCATGGTGGCTCTCCCCACCGAGGCTCCTCGGCCACCGCTGTCCCCGTGCCTGGGGGCGcttggcaggcagcagggagcatGGGGGGGCTCTGCCGTGGCTTCGTGCCCCTCCTCGCCTGGTGCTTCATCACCTTCCAGGAGG CAGCCCCGGCGCAGAAGCAGCCCCGCAGCCACGCGGAGGAGCGCCTCTTCAAGCACCTCTTCACCGGCTACAACCGATGGTCCCGGCCGGTGCCCAACACCTCCGACGTGGTCATCGTGAAATTCGGGCTCTCCATCGCGCAGCTCATCGACGTG GATGAGAAGAACCAAATGATGACCACCAACGTCTGGCTGAAGCAG GAGTGGAGTGACTACAAGCTGCGCTGGAACCCGGAGGACTTCGACAACGTCACCTCCATCCGGGTGCCCTCCGAGATGATCTGGATCCCCGACATCGTGCTCTACAACAA CGCCGACGGGGAGTTCGCCGTGACCCACATGACGAAGGCCCACCTCTTCTCCAACGGGAAGGTGAAGTGGGTGCCCCCCGCCATCTACAAGAGCTCGTGCAGCATCGACGTCACCTTCTTCCCCTTCGACCAGCAGAACTGCAAGATGAAGTTCGGCTCCTGGACCTACGACAAGGCCAAGATCGACCTGGAGAACATGGAGCACCACGTGGACCTCAAGGACTACTGGGAGAGCGGCGAGTGGGCCATCATCAACGCCATCGGCACCTACAACTCCAAGAAGTACGACTGCTGCACCGAGATCTACCCCGACATCACCTTCTTCTTCGTCATCCGCCGCCTCCCCCTCTTCTACACCATCAACCTCATCATCCCCTGCCTGCTCATCTCCTGCCTGACCGTGCTGGTCTTCTACCTGCCCTCCGACTGCGGCGAGAAGATCACGCTCTGCATCTCCGTCCTCCTCTCCCTCACCGTCTTCCTGCTGCTCATCACCGAAATCATCCCCTCCACCTCGCTGGTCATCCCCCTGATCGGCGAGTACCTCCTCTTCACCATGATCTTCGTCACCCTCTCCATCATCATCACCGTCTTCGTCCTCAACGTCCACCACCGCTCGCCCAGCACCCACACCATGCCCCGCTGGGTGCGCGGCTTCTTCCTCGACTTCATCCCCCGATGGCTCTTCATGAAGCGCcccccggcgctgccccccgcccAGGGGGCCGCGGGCCAATACGACCCCCCGGGGACCAGGCTCAGCACCTCCCGTTGCTGGCTGGAGACCGACGTGGATGATAaatgggaagaggaagaggaggaggaggaagacgaggaagaggaggaggaggagaaggcgtACCCCGGCCGCGtgccccctgcccagggcacCCAGTGCCGCTACGGCTGCGGGCGCCAAGCGGGGAAGGCGTCGGGGGGTCCGGCCCCACGGGTGCCCCCCAAGGAGGAGGAGACGGGCTCGGAacgggggctgctgctgtcccccagCATCCTGAAGGCCCTGGAGGGGGTGCAGTACATCGCCGACCACCTGCGAGCTGAGGATGCTGACTTCTCG GTGAAGGAGGACTGGAAGTACGTGGCCATGGTGATCGACCGCATCTTCCTCTGGATGTTCATCATCGTCTGCCTGCTGGGCACCGTGGGGCTCTTCCTGCCACCCTACCTGGCGGGGATGATTTAG
- the CHRNA2 gene encoding neuronal acetylcholine receptor subunit alpha-2 isoform X2, translated as MTGGGVSVGGTSRPTAGAISPNPPPRDSSVPPHHAVPWAGSLGTLPPGGTSSPIPSQTPTLKFFTQATIFQEKEQNSGQGPQPRRPAPSPAPPALAASRDPQDPPPEVPHGGSPHRGSSATAVPVPGGAWQAAGSMGGLCRGFVPLLAWCFITFQEAPAQKQPRSHAEERLFKHLFTGYNRWSRPVPNTSDVVIVKFGLSIAQLIDVDEKNQMMTTNVWLKQEWSDYKLRWNPEDFDNVTSIRVPSEMIWIPDIVLYNNADGEFAVTHMTKAHLFSNGKVKWVPPAIYKSSCSIDVTFFPFDQQNCKMKFGSWTYDKAKIDLENMEHHVDLKDYWESGEWAIINAIGTYNSKKYDCCTEIYPDITFFFVIRRLPLFYTINLIIPCLLISCLTVLVFYLPSDCGEKITLCISVLLSLTVFLLLITEIIPSTSLVIPLIGEYLLFTMIFVTLSIIITVFVLNVHHRSPSTHTMPRWVRGFFLDFIPRWLFMKRPPALPPAQGAAGQYDPPGTRLSTSRCWLETDVDDKWEEEEEEEEDEEEEEEEKAYPGRVPPAQGTQCRYGCGRQAGKASGGPAPRVPPKEEETGSERGLLLSPSILKALEGVQYIADHLRAEDADFSVKEDWKYVAMVIDRIFLWMFIIVCLLGTVGLFLPPYLAGMI; from the exons ATGACAGGTGGGGGGGTAAGCGTGGGTGGCACATCTCGCCCCACTGCTGGTGCCatctccccaaatcccccccccagaGACAGCTCCGTGCCGCCCCACCATGCTGTTCCCTGGGCAGGGAGCCTGGGAACGCTCCCCCCGGGGGGCACGAGCTCCCCAATCCCTTCCCAAACACCCACTCTGAAGTTTTTCACCCAGGCCACTATCTTccaggaaaaggaacaaaattcgGGACAGGGACCTCAGCCCAGACGCCCAGCTCCATCCCCGGCTCCTCCAGCGCTCGCTGCCAGCAgggacccccaggacccccctcCGGAGGTGCCCCATGGTGGCTCTCCCCACCGAGGCTCCTCGGCCACCGCTGTCCCCGTGCCTGGGGGCGcttggcaggcagcagggagcatGGGGGGGCTCTGCCGTGGCTTCGTGCCCCTCCTCGCCTGGTGCTTCATCACCTTCCAGGAGG CCCCGGCGCAGAAGCAGCCCCGCAGCCACGCGGAGGAGCGCCTCTTCAAGCACCTCTTCACCGGCTACAACCGATGGTCCCGGCCGGTGCCCAACACCTCCGACGTGGTCATCGTGAAATTCGGGCTCTCCATCGCGCAGCTCATCGACGTG GATGAGAAGAACCAAATGATGACCACCAACGTCTGGCTGAAGCAG GAGTGGAGTGACTACAAGCTGCGCTGGAACCCGGAGGACTTCGACAACGTCACCTCCATCCGGGTGCCCTCCGAGATGATCTGGATCCCCGACATCGTGCTCTACAACAA CGCCGACGGGGAGTTCGCCGTGACCCACATGACGAAGGCCCACCTCTTCTCCAACGGGAAGGTGAAGTGGGTGCCCCCCGCCATCTACAAGAGCTCGTGCAGCATCGACGTCACCTTCTTCCCCTTCGACCAGCAGAACTGCAAGATGAAGTTCGGCTCCTGGACCTACGACAAGGCCAAGATCGACCTGGAGAACATGGAGCACCACGTGGACCTCAAGGACTACTGGGAGAGCGGCGAGTGGGCCATCATCAACGCCATCGGCACCTACAACTCCAAGAAGTACGACTGCTGCACCGAGATCTACCCCGACATCACCTTCTTCTTCGTCATCCGCCGCCTCCCCCTCTTCTACACCATCAACCTCATCATCCCCTGCCTGCTCATCTCCTGCCTGACCGTGCTGGTCTTCTACCTGCCCTCCGACTGCGGCGAGAAGATCACGCTCTGCATCTCCGTCCTCCTCTCCCTCACCGTCTTCCTGCTGCTCATCACCGAAATCATCCCCTCCACCTCGCTGGTCATCCCCCTGATCGGCGAGTACCTCCTCTTCACCATGATCTTCGTCACCCTCTCCATCATCATCACCGTCTTCGTCCTCAACGTCCACCACCGCTCGCCCAGCACCCACACCATGCCCCGCTGGGTGCGCGGCTTCTTCCTCGACTTCATCCCCCGATGGCTCTTCATGAAGCGCcccccggcgctgccccccgcccAGGGGGCCGCGGGCCAATACGACCCCCCGGGGACCAGGCTCAGCACCTCCCGTTGCTGGCTGGAGACCGACGTGGATGATAaatgggaagaggaagaggaggaggaggaagacgaggaagaggaggaggaggagaaggcgtACCCCGGCCGCGtgccccctgcccagggcacCCAGTGCCGCTACGGCTGCGGGCGCCAAGCGGGGAAGGCGTCGGGGGGTCCGGCCCCACGGGTGCCCCCCAAGGAGGAGGAGACGGGCTCGGAacgggggctgctgctgtcccccagCATCCTGAAGGCCCTGGAGGGGGTGCAGTACATCGCCGACCACCTGCGAGCTGAGGATGCTGACTTCTCG GTGAAGGAGGACTGGAAGTACGTGGCCATGGTGATCGACCGCATCTTCCTCTGGATGTTCATCATCGTCTGCCTGCTGGGCACCGTGGGGCTCTTCCTGCCACCCTACCTGGCGGGGATGATTTAG
- the CHRNA2 gene encoding neuronal acetylcholine receptor subunit alpha-2 isoform X4: MGGLCRGFVPLLAWCFITFQEAAPAQKQPRSHAEERLFKHLFTGYNRWSRPVPNTSDVVIVKFGLSIAQLIDVDEKNQMMTTNVWLKQEWSDYKLRWNPEDFDNVTSIRVPSEMIWIPDIVLYNNADGEFAVTHMTKAHLFSNGKVKWVPPAIYKSSCSIDVTFFPFDQQNCKMKFGSWTYDKAKIDLENMEHHVDLKDYWESGEWAIINAIGTYNSKKYDCCTEIYPDITFFFVIRRLPLFYTINLIIPCLLISCLTVLVFYLPSDCGEKITLCISVLLSLTVFLLLITEIIPSTSLVIPLIGEYLLFTMIFVTLSIIITVFVLNVHHRSPSTHTMPRWVRGFFLDFIPRWLFMKRPPALPPAQGAAGQYDPPGTRLSTSRCWLETDVDDKWEEEEEEEEDEEEEEEEKAYPGRVPPAQGTQCRYGCGRQAGKASGGPAPRVPPKEEETGSERGLLLSPSILKALEGVQYIADHLRAEDADFSVKEDWKYVAMVIDRIFLWMFIIVCLLGTVGLFLPPYLAGMI; the protein is encoded by the exons atGGGGGGGCTCTGCCGTGGCTTCGTGCCCCTCCTCGCCTGGTGCTTCATCACCTTCCAGGAGG CAGCCCCGGCGCAGAAGCAGCCCCGCAGCCACGCGGAGGAGCGCCTCTTCAAGCACCTCTTCACCGGCTACAACCGATGGTCCCGGCCGGTGCCCAACACCTCCGACGTGGTCATCGTGAAATTCGGGCTCTCCATCGCGCAGCTCATCGACGTG GATGAGAAGAACCAAATGATGACCACCAACGTCTGGCTGAAGCAG GAGTGGAGTGACTACAAGCTGCGCTGGAACCCGGAGGACTTCGACAACGTCACCTCCATCCGGGTGCCCTCCGAGATGATCTGGATCCCCGACATCGTGCTCTACAACAA CGCCGACGGGGAGTTCGCCGTGACCCACATGACGAAGGCCCACCTCTTCTCCAACGGGAAGGTGAAGTGGGTGCCCCCCGCCATCTACAAGAGCTCGTGCAGCATCGACGTCACCTTCTTCCCCTTCGACCAGCAGAACTGCAAGATGAAGTTCGGCTCCTGGACCTACGACAAGGCCAAGATCGACCTGGAGAACATGGAGCACCACGTGGACCTCAAGGACTACTGGGAGAGCGGCGAGTGGGCCATCATCAACGCCATCGGCACCTACAACTCCAAGAAGTACGACTGCTGCACCGAGATCTACCCCGACATCACCTTCTTCTTCGTCATCCGCCGCCTCCCCCTCTTCTACACCATCAACCTCATCATCCCCTGCCTGCTCATCTCCTGCCTGACCGTGCTGGTCTTCTACCTGCCCTCCGACTGCGGCGAGAAGATCACGCTCTGCATCTCCGTCCTCCTCTCCCTCACCGTCTTCCTGCTGCTCATCACCGAAATCATCCCCTCCACCTCGCTGGTCATCCCCCTGATCGGCGAGTACCTCCTCTTCACCATGATCTTCGTCACCCTCTCCATCATCATCACCGTCTTCGTCCTCAACGTCCACCACCGCTCGCCCAGCACCCACACCATGCCCCGCTGGGTGCGCGGCTTCTTCCTCGACTTCATCCCCCGATGGCTCTTCATGAAGCGCcccccggcgctgccccccgcccAGGGGGCCGCGGGCCAATACGACCCCCCGGGGACCAGGCTCAGCACCTCCCGTTGCTGGCTGGAGACCGACGTGGATGATAaatgggaagaggaagaggaggaggaggaagacgaggaagaggaggaggaggagaaggcgtACCCCGGCCGCGtgccccctgcccagggcacCCAGTGCCGCTACGGCTGCGGGCGCCAAGCGGGGAAGGCGTCGGGGGGTCCGGCCCCACGGGTGCCCCCCAAGGAGGAGGAGACGGGCTCGGAacgggggctgctgctgtcccccagCATCCTGAAGGCCCTGGAGGGGGTGCAGTACATCGCCGACCACCTGCGAGCTGAGGATGCTGACTTCTCG GTGAAGGAGGACTGGAAGTACGTGGCCATGGTGATCGACCGCATCTTCCTCTGGATGTTCATCATCGTCTGCCTGCTGGGCACCGTGGGGCTCTTCCTGCCACCCTACCTGGCGGGGATGATTTAG
- the CHRNA2 gene encoding neuronal acetylcholine receptor subunit alpha-2 isoform X3: MTGGGVSVGGTSRPTAGAISPNPPPRDSSVPPHHAVPWAGSLGTLPPGGTSSPIPSQTPTLKFFTQATIFQEKEQNSGQGPQPRRPAPSPAPPALAASRDPQDPPPEVPHGGSPHRGSSATAVPVPGGAWQAAGSMGGLCRGFVPLLAWCFITFQEAAPAQKQPRSHAEERLFKHLFTGYNRWSRPVPNTSDVVIVKFGLSIAQLIDVDEKNQMMTTNVWLKQEWSDYKLRWNPEDFDNVTSIRVPSEMIWIPDIVLYNNADGEFAVTHMTKAHLFSNGKNCKMKFGSWTYDKAKIDLENMEHHVDLKDYWESGEWAIINAIGTYNSKKYDCCTEIYPDITFFFVIRRLPLFYTINLIIPCLLISCLTVLVFYLPSDCGEKITLCISVLLSLTVFLLLITEIIPSTSLVIPLIGEYLLFTMIFVTLSIIITVFVLNVHHRSPSTHTMPRWVRGFFLDFIPRWLFMKRPPALPPAQGAAGQYDPPGTRLSTSRCWLETDVDDKWEEEEEEEEDEEEEEEEKAYPGRVPPAQGTQCRYGCGRQAGKASGGPAPRVPPKEEETGSERGLLLSPSILKALEGVQYIADHLRAEDADFSVKEDWKYVAMVIDRIFLWMFIIVCLLGTVGLFLPPYLAGMI; this comes from the exons ATGACAGGTGGGGGGGTAAGCGTGGGTGGCACATCTCGCCCCACTGCTGGTGCCatctccccaaatcccccccccagaGACAGCTCCGTGCCGCCCCACCATGCTGTTCCCTGGGCAGGGAGCCTGGGAACGCTCCCCCCGGGGGGCACGAGCTCCCCAATCCCTTCCCAAACACCCACTCTGAAGTTTTTCACCCAGGCCACTATCTTccaggaaaaggaacaaaattcgGGACAGGGACCTCAGCCCAGACGCCCAGCTCCATCCCCGGCTCCTCCAGCGCTCGCTGCCAGCAgggacccccaggacccccctcCGGAGGTGCCCCATGGTGGCTCTCCCCACCGAGGCTCCTCGGCCACCGCTGTCCCCGTGCCTGGGGGCGcttggcaggcagcagggagcatGGGGGGGCTCTGCCGTGGCTTCGTGCCCCTCCTCGCCTGGTGCTTCATCACCTTCCAGGAGG CAGCCCCGGCGCAGAAGCAGCCCCGCAGCCACGCGGAGGAGCGCCTCTTCAAGCACCTCTTCACCGGCTACAACCGATGGTCCCGGCCGGTGCCCAACACCTCCGACGTGGTCATCGTGAAATTCGGGCTCTCCATCGCGCAGCTCATCGACGTG GATGAGAAGAACCAAATGATGACCACCAACGTCTGGCTGAAGCAG GAGTGGAGTGACTACAAGCTGCGCTGGAACCCGGAGGACTTCGACAACGTCACCTCCATCCGGGTGCCCTCCGAGATGATCTGGATCCCCGACATCGTGCTCTACAACAA CGCCGACGGGGAGTTCGCCGTGACCCACATGACGAAGGCCCACCTCTTCTCCAACGGGAAG AACTGCAAGATGAAGTTCGGCTCCTGGACCTACGACAAGGCCAAGATCGACCTGGAGAACATGGAGCACCACGTGGACCTCAAGGACTACTGGGAGAGCGGCGAGTGGGCCATCATCAACGCCATCGGCACCTACAACTCCAAGAAGTACGACTGCTGCACCGAGATCTACCCCGACATCACCTTCTTCTTCGTCATCCGCCGCCTCCCCCTCTTCTACACCATCAACCTCATCATCCCCTGCCTGCTCATCTCCTGCCTGACCGTGCTGGTCTTCTACCTGCCCTCCGACTGCGGCGAGAAGATCACGCTCTGCATCTCCGTCCTCCTCTCCCTCACCGTCTTCCTGCTGCTCATCACCGAAATCATCCCCTCCACCTCGCTGGTCATCCCCCTGATCGGCGAGTACCTCCTCTTCACCATGATCTTCGTCACCCTCTCCATCATCATCACCGTCTTCGTCCTCAACGTCCACCACCGCTCGCCCAGCACCCACACCATGCCCCGCTGGGTGCGCGGCTTCTTCCTCGACTTCATCCCCCGATGGCTCTTCATGAAGCGCcccccggcgctgccccccgcccAGGGGGCCGCGGGCCAATACGACCCCCCGGGGACCAGGCTCAGCACCTCCCGTTGCTGGCTGGAGACCGACGTGGATGATAaatgggaagaggaagaggaggaggaggaagacgaggaagaggaggaggaggagaaggcgtACCCCGGCCGCGtgccccctgcccagggcacCCAGTGCCGCTACGGCTGCGGGCGCCAAGCGGGGAAGGCGTCGGGGGGTCCGGCCCCACGGGTGCCCCCCAAGGAGGAGGAGACGGGCTCGGAacgggggctgctgctgtcccccagCATCCTGAAGGCCCTGGAGGGGGTGCAGTACATCGCCGACCACCTGCGAGCTGAGGATGCTGACTTCTCG GTGAAGGAGGACTGGAAGTACGTGGCCATGGTGATCGACCGCATCTTCCTCTGGATGTTCATCATCGTCTGCCTGCTGGGCACCGTGGGGCTCTTCCTGCCACCCTACCTGGCGGGGATGATTTAG